A window from Neodiprion fabricii isolate iyNeoFabr1 chromosome 2, iyNeoFabr1.1, whole genome shotgun sequence encodes these proteins:
- the LOC124174761 gene encoding uncharacterized protein LOC124174761 — translation MKNFAYIIILASLATAINGKAVPKALAVLTKGLHRECASETKVPEAVITKGQNGEFSDQPEFKCYLKCLLAKLDLISESSEVDYDGMIRMLSPNIKETGTKMINDCRGTTGMDSCDTAYNLNTCLYNSNPVEYFLV, via the exons ATGAAAAACTTCgcttacataattattttagcCTCATTGGCAACTGCGATCAACGGCAAA GCAGTTCCTAAGGCTTTGGCTGTGCTTACGAAAGGCTTGCACAGAGAGTGCGCCTCCGAGACAAAAGTTCCAGAAG CTGTGATTACTAAGGGACAAAACGGAGAATTCTCTGACCAACCGGAGTTCAAGTGCTATCTGAAATGCTTGTTGGCAAAATTAGATTTG ATATCAGAATCCAGCGAAGTAGATTACGACGGAATGATAAGGATGCTTTCACCAAATATTAAGGAAACTGGCACTAAAATGATCAACGATTGTCGCGGTACAA CCGGAATGGACAGCTGCGACACTGCTTATAATCTGAACACTTGCTTGTACAACTCAAATCCAGTG gaATACTTTCTCGTATAG
- the LOC124174760 gene encoding acyl-coenzyme A thioesterase 9, mitochondrial-like isoform X2: MALSVLLKNTLRQPLLLRKTLTSFHRFLLEERKTDISGHEAIDGTMSDVRKNLMKLMGIKVGYSPLQPSREHLLKLLPASQDELPPRSMQDSFSAAILPLSSDLVLQEKYVAFLGSVRLGRLMEDMDLFAVWIASKHLLNPKMKEGDILPHVLVTALVDKVDFTDYIPKATGDIRLSGHVSWVGNSTMEVVVWLEQKDQNNWHKLTRALFLMAARNSLNTRSAFVNKLVPASEHEMQILQGGEARKRRRQEVQTQSLIKMVPTVEEQQIIHDVFIKTIDVKHYLSSRRTLPPGSVWMESSEISNLIYSHPEDRNYHNKVFGGFLMRHALELSWSSALFFGKQRPRLMHISDIVFHQPVDVSSIIKMFSNVVYTEHNLMQIAVYAEVYSPDNDAVVTTNEFHYTYQINDKCKVVLPRTYHEAMQYLNGRRNFQRVMGLSREK; encoded by the exons ATGGCGTTAAGtgtattgttgaaaaatactcTCCGTCAACCATTATTATT AAGGAAAACACTGACAAGTTTTCACCGGTTCTTATTAGAGGAAAGGAAAACAGACATTAGTGGACATGAGGCGATCGATGGAACGATGTCAGATG TGAGAAAGAATCTCATGAAACTGATGGGAATAAAAGTTGGCTATTCACCATTGCAACCATCGCGTGAACACTTGCTGAAACTTTTACCAGCGTCGCAGGATGAACTACCGCCACGATCAATGCAAGACAGTTTTTCAGCTGCTATTTTACCATTGAGTTCTGATCTAGTATTGCAAGAAAAGTATGTTGCATTTTTGGGGAGTGTTCGATTAGGGAGGCTCATGGAAGATATGGACCTGTTTGCAG TTTGGATTGCCAGCAAGCACTTGCTAAATCCAAAGATGAAAGAAGGGGATATTCTACCTCATGTATTGGTCACTGCTCTAGTAGACAAAGTTGACTTTACAGACTATATTCCTAAG GCAACTGGAGACATTCGACTTTCTGGTCACGTTTCATGGGTAGGCAATTCAACGATGGAAGTTGTAGTCTGGCTGGAGCAAAAGGATCAAAATAATTGGCACAAATTGACTCGAGCCTTATTTTTAATGGCTGCAAGAAATTCTCTAAACACACGTTCAGCGTTTGTCAACAAATTGGTCCCCGCGTCCGAGCATGAAATGCAAATACTCCAAGGTGGTGAAG CAAGGAAAAGACGAAGACAAGAAGTTCAAACGCAGTCATTGATAAAAATGGTCCCTACAGTTGAGGAACAACAAATTATTCACGATGTTTTCATCAAAACGATAGATGTAAAACATTATTTGAGCAGTAGACGAACTTTACCTCCAGGCTCAGTTTGGATGGAATCTTCGGAAATAAGCAATTTGATTTACAGTCACCCAGAAGATAGAAATTATCACAACAAG GTATTTGGAGGATTTCTAATGCGACATGCGCTCGAACTTAGTTGGTCATCAGCATTGTTTTTCGGCAAACAAAGGCCACGACTGATGCACATCAGTGACATTGTCTTTCATCAGCCTGTCGACGTCAGTTCTATCATCAAAATGTTTTCTAAC GTCGTATATACTGAGCACAACCTGATGCAGATAGCTGTATATGCCGAGGTTTATTCACCCGATAACGACGCAGTTGTTACCACAAACGAGTTTCATTATACGTATCAGATAAATGATAAATGTAAAGTTGTCCTTCCAAGAACTTACCACG AGGCAATGCAATATTTGAATGGCCGGCGAAACTTCCAACGTGTAATGGGACTATCACGGGAAAAATAG
- the LOC124174760 gene encoding acyl-coenzyme A thioesterase 9, mitochondrial-like isoform X1 gives MALSVLLKNTLRQPLLLRKTLTSFHRFLLEERKTDISGHEAIDGTMSDVRKNLMKLMGIKVGYSPLQPSREHLLKLLPASQDELPPRSMQDSFSAAILPLSSDLVLQEKYVAFLGSVRLGRLMEDMDLFAVWIASKHLLNPKMKEGDILPHVLVTALVDKVDFTDYIPKATGDIRLSGHVSWVGNSTMEVVVWLEQKDQNNWHKLTRALFLMAARNSLNTRSAFVNKLVPASEHEMQILQGGEARKRRRQEVQTQSLIKMVPTVEEQQIIHDVFIKTIDVKHYLSSRRTLPPGSVWMESSEISNLIYSHPEDRNYHNKVFGGFLMRHALELSWSSALFFGKQRPRLMHISDIVFHQPVDVSSIIKMFSNVVYTEHNLMQIAVYAEVYSPDNDAVVTTNEFHYTYQINDKCKVVLPRTYHGKFQTINRYSFLDLLLYLKRNKLIIFIKFTIIFQRQCNI, from the exons ATGGCGTTAAGtgtattgttgaaaaatactcTCCGTCAACCATTATTATT AAGGAAAACACTGACAAGTTTTCACCGGTTCTTATTAGAGGAAAGGAAAACAGACATTAGTGGACATGAGGCGATCGATGGAACGATGTCAGATG TGAGAAAGAATCTCATGAAACTGATGGGAATAAAAGTTGGCTATTCACCATTGCAACCATCGCGTGAACACTTGCTGAAACTTTTACCAGCGTCGCAGGATGAACTACCGCCACGATCAATGCAAGACAGTTTTTCAGCTGCTATTTTACCATTGAGTTCTGATCTAGTATTGCAAGAAAAGTATGTTGCATTTTTGGGGAGTGTTCGATTAGGGAGGCTCATGGAAGATATGGACCTGTTTGCAG TTTGGATTGCCAGCAAGCACTTGCTAAATCCAAAGATGAAAGAAGGGGATATTCTACCTCATGTATTGGTCACTGCTCTAGTAGACAAAGTTGACTTTACAGACTATATTCCTAAG GCAACTGGAGACATTCGACTTTCTGGTCACGTTTCATGGGTAGGCAATTCAACGATGGAAGTTGTAGTCTGGCTGGAGCAAAAGGATCAAAATAATTGGCACAAATTGACTCGAGCCTTATTTTTAATGGCTGCAAGAAATTCTCTAAACACACGTTCAGCGTTTGTCAACAAATTGGTCCCCGCGTCCGAGCATGAAATGCAAATACTCCAAGGTGGTGAAG CAAGGAAAAGACGAAGACAAGAAGTTCAAACGCAGTCATTGATAAAAATGGTCCCTACAGTTGAGGAACAACAAATTATTCACGATGTTTTCATCAAAACGATAGATGTAAAACATTATTTGAGCAGTAGACGAACTTTACCTCCAGGCTCAGTTTGGATGGAATCTTCGGAAATAAGCAATTTGATTTACAGTCACCCAGAAGATAGAAATTATCACAACAAG GTATTTGGAGGATTTCTAATGCGACATGCGCTCGAACTTAGTTGGTCATCAGCATTGTTTTTCGGCAAACAAAGGCCACGACTGATGCACATCAGTGACATTGTCTTTCATCAGCCTGTCGACGTCAGTTCTATCATCAAAATGTTTTCTAAC GTCGTATATACTGAGCACAACCTGATGCAGATAGCTGTATATGCCGAGGTTTATTCACCCGATAACGACGCAGTTGTTACCACAAACGAGTTTCATTATACGTATCAGATAAATGATAAATGTAAAGTTGTCCTTCCAAGAACTTACCACGGTAAGTTTCaaacgattaatcgatatTCCTTTTTGGATCTTCTTCTGTACCTCAAAAGGAATAAActcataatatttattaaatttactaTCATTTTCCAGAGGCAATGCAATATTTGA